In one window of Fodinibius salicampi DNA:
- a CDS encoding ferredoxin family protein, with protein MAYIVAEPCINCKYTHCAAVCPVDAFREGPNFLVIDPFECIDCDACVPECPVEAIYPDDELPLEWEHYIDLNDRLSEKWMEHHITETTDPLPDADDWAEKEDKDDLLEESWA; from the coding sequence ATGGCTTATATTGTAGCTGAGCCCTGCATTAATTGTAAATATACCCACTGTGCCGCTGTTTGTCCGGTTGATGCCTTTCGGGAAGGACCTAATTTTTTGGTCATTGATCCTTTTGAGTGTATTGATTGCGACGCCTGTGTACCCGAATGTCCCGTAGAGGCAATTTATCCGGATGATGAACTGCCCCTGGAGTGGGAGCACTATATCGATCTCAATGATCGGTTGTCCGAAAAGTGGATGGAACACCATATCACTGAAACAACGGATCCGTTACCGGATGCTGATGACTGGGCTGAGAAGGAAGATAAAGATGACCTTCTTGAGGAGTCATGGGCATAA
- the ilvB gene encoding biosynthetic-type acetolactate synthase large subunit yields the protein MAQPKTEPAEHKNKNQATNTPDTAVLNGAEILINTLKDVNVDTIFGYPGGAVLPIYDSLFDEHDINHVLIRHEQAGAHAADGYARATGKAGVVLVTSGPGGTNTVTGIATAAMDSIPMVVFTGQVPTDMIGNDAFQEADIVGITRPITKHNYLVKDVSNLEQVIREAFHVATSGRPGPVLVDLPKDMIKSEAHYSGLKKVSIPSYKPTREGHSTQVSKAAQMLSNAKKPLIYAGGGVILGEAWEELTAMAERLNIPVTTTLMGLGGFPESKPQSLGMLGMHGTYYANMATTECDVLLAAGARFDDRVTGRLDGFSPHSKKIHIDIDPSNIGKNVPVEVPIVGDVKNVLSAIDQQASKPDTTDWWNTIEDWKKNHPLKVPKSEGLIKPQRMIERISEVTNGEAIVVTDVGQHQMWAAQHYTFNHPRSFLSSGGLGTMGYGFPAAMGAAFGCPDRPIVCITGDGGFQMTAYELATAVEYEVPVKIAIMNNECLGMVRQWQELFYNKRYSHSILKKGNPDFVKLAESYGAVGYRASNDEEMDDILEKAMKINDRPVVMDFRVEARENCYPMVPSGAALNEMVEGPE from the coding sequence ATGGCACAGCCAAAAACAGAACCCGCTGAACACAAAAATAAGAACCAAGCTACGAATACGCCTGACACGGCTGTATTAAATGGAGCGGAGATTTTAATTAATACTCTAAAGGATGTCAATGTGGATACCATTTTCGGTTATCCCGGTGGGGCTGTTCTGCCTATTTATGATTCCCTTTTTGACGAACATGACATCAACCACGTTTTGATACGTCACGAACAGGCCGGCGCTCATGCCGCAGATGGTTATGCCCGTGCCACTGGAAAAGCCGGAGTAGTATTGGTGACTTCTGGTCCCGGTGGAACAAATACGGTTACCGGTATTGCTACCGCCGCCATGGATTCTATTCCCATGGTGGTTTTCACCGGCCAGGTTCCCACAGATATGATTGGAAATGATGCTTTCCAGGAAGCGGATATTGTAGGCATCACTCGTCCCATAACCAAGCATAATTATTTGGTTAAGGATGTCAGTAATCTTGAACAGGTTATCCGGGAAGCATTTCATGTAGCAACAAGCGGGCGACCGGGGCCTGTACTCGTTGATCTCCCAAAGGATATGATCAAAAGCGAGGCCCACTACAGCGGCTTAAAGAAAGTTTCTATCCCCAGCTATAAACCTACGCGTGAGGGACATTCCACACAGGTTTCCAAAGCAGCCCAAATGCTTAGCAATGCCAAGAAGCCGCTTATTTATGCCGGCGGTGGTGTTATTCTTGGGGAAGCCTGGGAAGAACTCACTGCAATGGCTGAACGTCTCAATATTCCGGTAACAACTACATTAATGGGCTTGGGTGGATTTCCCGAAAGTAAACCCCAATCACTCGGAATGCTGGGAATGCATGGCACCTATTATGCAAATATGGCTACTACCGAATGCGATGTACTTTTGGCCGCAGGCGCAAGATTCGATGACAGGGTTACGGGCCGACTCGATGGATTTTCTCCGCATTCCAAGAAAATCCATATTGATATTGATCCTTCTAATATTGGAAAGAATGTTCCGGTTGAGGTACCTATTGTTGGAGATGTAAAGAATGTCCTTTCAGCTATAGATCAACAGGCCAGCAAGCCTGATACTACTGACTGGTGGAATACTATTGAAGACTGGAAAAAGAATCACCCCCTGAAAGTTCCGAAATCTGAAGGGCTTATTAAGCCGCAACGTATGATTGAACGAATCTCTGAAGTAACAAATGGCGAGGCGATTGTAGTTACCGATGTTGGCCAACACCAAATGTGGGCTGCCCAACACTATACTTTTAATCATCCGCGGTCATTTCTCTCCTCAGGTGGATTAGGAACAATGGGGTATGGTTTCCCCGCCGCAATGGGTGCTGCTTTTGGTTGTCCCGATCGGCCGATTGTATGTATTACCGGCGATGGTGGATTTCAAATGACAGCATACGAATTGGCAACGGCTGTTGAATATGAAGTGCCGGTAAAAATCGCCATTATGAATAATGAATGCCTCGGCATGGTCCGGCAGTGGCAAGAACTTTTCTACAATAAGAGATATAGCCACTCTATCCTTAAGAAAGGAAATCCCGATTTTGTAAAACTTGCGGAAAGTTATGGCGCCGTTGGATATCGAGCCTCCAATGATGAGGAGATGGATGATATACTTGAAAAAGCAATGAAGATTAACGACCGGCCGGTCGTAATGGATTTCCGCGTTGAAGCACGAGAAAATTGTTATCCTATGGTTCCCTCAGGAGCCGCATTGAACGAAATGGTTGAAGGTCCAGAATAA
- a CDS encoding branched-chain amino acid aminotransferase has translation MNRQSSAIPQTAKQQDSSFLQVERKGESRIHSVDLDNPGFGDVFSDHMLSMEYRDGQWQQPKVVPFGDLSLSPATATLHYGQTVFEGMKAFKSEDGDVNIFRLQDHLNRFNNSCARMCIPQPDANLLGKAIKKLIAIDRDWVPEKYGNALYIRPIVFAADACLGVKPAQTYRLIVLTSPVGAYYEEGFDPVNLTTTEDYIRAVKGGSGFVKTACNYGPTLLPAKKAKENGFTQIIWLDAHEHKYIEEVGTMNIFFKINGELYTPSLNGSILGGITRDSVIQLADKWDTPIHQRPLTIDEIFEEDDKGNLEEIFGTGTAAVISPVGSINHKGQTIVTDREQIGPFAQRLYDTITGIQYSTLEDTYQWMSSIG, from the coding sequence ATGAACCGTCAGTCGTCAGCCATTCCTCAGACAGCTAAACAGCAGGATTCTTCATTTCTCCAGGTAGAACGTAAAGGAGAAAGCCGGATTCATTCCGTAGATCTGGATAATCCTGGTTTTGGAGATGTTTTCTCTGATCATATGCTAAGTATGGAATACCGAGATGGGCAATGGCAGCAACCTAAGGTTGTACCATTTGGTGATCTCTCACTCTCTCCCGCTACTGCCACCCTTCACTACGGACAAACGGTTTTTGAAGGGATGAAGGCTTTCAAAAGCGAGGATGGCGACGTAAACATTTTTCGACTCCAAGACCATCTAAATCGATTTAACAATTCCTGTGCCCGAATGTGTATTCCTCAACCGGATGCCAATCTTTTGGGCAAGGCGATCAAAAAACTTATTGCTATCGATCGGGATTGGGTTCCGGAAAAGTATGGAAATGCACTATATATACGGCCAATAGTTTTTGCCGCGGATGCATGCCTGGGCGTTAAGCCAGCGCAGACATATCGCTTGATTGTCCTTACTTCACCCGTTGGTGCTTATTATGAAGAGGGATTTGATCCGGTTAATTTGACGACTACCGAAGACTATATTCGGGCTGTTAAAGGAGGATCCGGATTTGTAAAGACGGCATGTAATTATGGACCCACTCTTCTTCCGGCCAAAAAAGCCAAAGAAAACGGATTTACCCAAATTATCTGGTTAGATGCTCACGAGCACAAATATATTGAAGAAGTAGGTACGATGAATATCTTCTTCAAAATTAATGGTGAGTTGTATACCCCATCACTAAATGGTTCAATTCTGGGAGGAATAACACGTGACTCTGTCATTCAGCTTGCCGATAAATGGGATACACCCATACACCAGCGTCCCCTTACCATCGATGAGATCTTCGAAGAAGATGACAAAGGAAATCTCGAAGAAATATTTGGAACAGGTACTGCTGCCGTTATTTCACCGGTAGGTTCCATCAACCACAAGGGACAAACTATTGTAACAGATCGAGAACAAATCGGTCCCTTTGCTCAAAGACTTTATGATACCATTACTGGTATCCAATATTCAACTCTCGAAGACACCTATCAATGGATGTCTTCTATTGGCTGA
- the ilvC gene encoding ketol-acid reductoisomerase has product MEAKTYYNDDADLKYLSDKTVAIIGYGSQGHAHALNLKESGVDVVVGLRKGSSSREEAQNEGLEVLSTAEAAKKGDIVMVLIPDQFQAEVYKNEIQPHLSDGNVLAFAHGFNIHFGQIEPPSNVDIFMVAPKSPGHLVRRVYTKGSGVPCLIAIEQDYTGTAKNTALAYAKGLGGTRAGVLETTFEEETETDLFGEQAVLCGGVSELVKQGFEVLTEAGYQPEIAYFECLHELKLIVDLMYEGGIEGMYYSVSDTAEYGGLTRGPRIIDEVTKKRMEAILSEVQDSTFADEWIEENKNGIPKLKALRSDLDNHKIEKVGKQLRSMMNWLEEDKTAEAAE; this is encoded by the coding sequence ATGGAAGCAAAAACTTATTATAACGACGACGCTGACCTTAAGTATCTAAGCGACAAAACCGTTGCCATTATTGGATACGGAAGTCAGGGGCATGCCCACGCCTTGAATCTTAAAGAAAGCGGCGTAGATGTTGTAGTGGGCCTTCGGAAAGGAAGTTCTTCTCGTGAAGAGGCACAAAATGAAGGATTAGAAGTACTTAGCACTGCTGAAGCAGCAAAGAAAGGCGATATTGTGATGGTCCTCATTCCCGATCAATTCCAGGCTGAGGTATATAAGAATGAAATCCAGCCCCATTTGTCGGATGGTAATGTGTTGGCATTTGCCCATGGATTTAATATTCATTTTGGTCAGATTGAGCCGCCTTCAAATGTTGATATTTTCATGGTAGCCCCGAAAAGCCCGGGTCATCTGGTTCGTCGAGTTTATACAAAAGGATCGGGCGTTCCCTGCCTTATTGCTATTGAGCAGGATTATACAGGAACAGCAAAAAATACGGCTCTGGCTTATGCCAAAGGACTTGGCGGAACACGTGCTGGGGTACTTGAAACAACTTTTGAAGAGGAAACAGAAACTGATCTTTTTGGCGAACAGGCTGTTCTGTGCGGTGGCGTTTCTGAACTCGTTAAACAGGGTTTTGAAGTCCTTACCGAGGCTGGATATCAGCCCGAAATTGCGTATTTCGAATGCCTCCATGAACTCAAACTTATTGTAGATCTCATGTATGAAGGAGGAATCGAAGGCATGTATTACTCTGTAAGTGATACAGCCGAATACGGCGGGTTGACCCGCGGCCCCCGAATTATTGATGAGGTCACCAAGAAGCGAATGGAAGCGATACTCAGTGAAGTACAGGATAGTACTTTTGCTGATGAATGGATTGAAGAAAACAAAAATGGAATACCTAAGCTTAAAGCGCTCAGAAGTGATTTAGATAATCATAAGATTGAAAAAGTGGGTAAACAACTCCGCTCAATGATGAACTGGCTGGAAGAAGATAAAACTGCAGAAGCTGCTGAATAA
- the cimA gene encoding citramalate synthase, translated as MDQQIQIFDTTLRDGTQGEKVAFSAEDKLRIAQRLDSLGIDYIEGGWPGSNPRDMEFFELAGQASFDHAKIVAFGSTCRAHTPPEKDRNLALLVDAGTPAVAIFGKSWLLHVEKALQISAEENLTIIKDSVRYLKEHDKEVIYDAEHFFDGYKANPDYTLSTLKAAEDAGADVLVLCDTNGGTLPHEVSEIVNEVGKQIDAPLGIHAHNDCELGVANALSAVQNGCVHVQGTINGYGERCGNTNLCSLIPNLQLKQNYHCIPTDNLDQLTAVSHFVSEVANLNPDIRQPYVGRSAFAHKGGIHVSAVMKNEETYEHIRPQQVGNSRRVLVSDLSGKSNINYKAEQLGIELEKYGDKVPEIVQKLKQLENKGYQFEAAEASFELLAKKMTGAWEEFFTLEGFRIIAEKNISGNSRTEATLRIKVNDQVEHCAAEGNGPVHALDKALRKALIKFYPEISEMHLTDYKVRVLNEKDGTGADVRVLIDSAKRSDSWGTVGVSHNIIDASWQALTDSFSYYLAKQAKNIHQKEAI; from the coding sequence ATGGACCAACAAATCCAAATATTCGATACCACCCTTCGGGACGGGACTCAGGGAGAAAAGGTCGCCTTTTCTGCTGAGGACAAACTGCGAATAGCACAACGTCTCGATAGTCTGGGCATAGACTATATTGAAGGAGGCTGGCCGGGATCCAATCCCCGTGATATGGAGTTCTTTGAACTGGCTGGCCAGGCTTCCTTCGACCATGCCAAAATTGTTGCCTTTGGCAGCACCTGCCGGGCTCATACCCCGCCGGAGAAAGATCGTAATCTTGCATTACTGGTGGATGCCGGTACGCCAGCCGTTGCTATTTTTGGCAAAAGCTGGCTCCTGCATGTAGAAAAAGCGCTTCAAATTTCTGCAGAGGAAAACTTAACTATTATCAAAGACTCGGTTCGCTATCTTAAAGAACACGACAAAGAAGTCATATACGATGCCGAGCATTTCTTTGATGGCTACAAGGCCAATCCAGATTATACGTTGAGTACTCTCAAGGCCGCAGAAGATGCTGGTGCTGATGTACTGGTTCTCTGCGACACCAATGGAGGAACACTGCCCCATGAAGTTTCGGAAATCGTTAATGAAGTTGGAAAACAGATAGATGCTCCGTTGGGGATACATGCACATAACGACTGCGAGTTGGGTGTGGCGAATGCTCTTTCAGCAGTCCAAAATGGGTGTGTGCATGTGCAGGGAACAATCAACGGATATGGTGAACGCTGTGGAAATACGAATCTCTGCTCGTTGATTCCGAACTTGCAGCTCAAGCAAAACTATCACTGTATCCCAACTGATAATTTAGACCAGCTTACGGCTGTTTCCCACTTCGTCAGCGAAGTGGCCAACCTCAATCCGGATATCAGACAACCATATGTGGGTCGCAGTGCTTTTGCCCATAAAGGAGGCATCCATGTAAGTGCTGTCATGAAAAATGAGGAAACCTATGAACATATACGACCACAACAGGTCGGTAATAGTCGTCGTGTGCTTGTTTCCGATTTATCCGGCAAAAGCAATATCAACTATAAAGCCGAACAGCTGGGTATTGAGCTGGAAAAATATGGCGACAAAGTACCTGAAATTGTTCAGAAACTGAAACAACTGGAAAACAAAGGATATCAGTTTGAGGCAGCGGAAGCTTCTTTTGAGCTCCTTGCAAAAAAAATGACCGGAGCTTGGGAAGAGTTTTTTACCCTCGAAGGATTCCGCATCATTGCTGAGAAAAATATTTCCGGCAATTCCCGTACCGAGGCCACTCTGCGCATAAAAGTCAATGACCAGGTTGAACACTGTGCCGCCGAAGGTAATGGACCTGTACACGCTCTGGATAAAGCACTTCGAAAAGCACTGATTAAGTTCTATCCGGAAATAAGCGAGATGCACCTGACAGATTACAAGGTACGGGTACTGAATGAAAAAGACGGAACTGGAGCTGATGTACGCGTATTGATTGATTCAGCTAAACGAAGCGACAGTTGGGGTACCGTAGGAGTTTCACACAATATTATTGATGCAAGCTGGCAAGCACTGACGGATAGCTTTAGTTACTATCTGGCAAAACAAGCGAAAAATATTCACCAAAAAGAAGCAATCTAA
- the leuB gene encoding 3-isopropylmalate dehydrogenase: protein MSVTKEIVVLPGDGIGPEVTREAVNVLETVCKRHGYKLKTRSFDVGGASIDRYGRPLTEKALEACKEVPAVLLGAVGGDKWNEEPKDKRPEAALLGLRKELGLFANLRPITTHQSLIHSSPLKEEIVNGVDILILRELTGGIYFGRPRFIEQTSAGERGVDTLAYETHEIERIAHKAFEMATDRNRKVTSVDKSNVLDSSRLWRRTVIDSASQWPEISLSHMLVDNCAMQLIRDPKQFDVILTGNMFGDILSDAAAMITGSIGMLPSASIGEKYAMYEPVHGSAPDIAGQNKANPLAAIASIALMCRYSLDMPEAAQEIEDAIQATLQDGFRTGDIASNPSKEYLVDTSEMGSAVLKHLNPKMQPGNLL, encoded by the coding sequence ATGTCAGTAACCAAAGAAATTGTTGTTTTACCCGGCGACGGTATTGGCCCGGAAGTAACCCGGGAAGCCGTAAATGTTTTAGAAACCGTTTGTAAACGTCACGGCTATAAGCTAAAAACCCGCTCTTTTGACGTGGGAGGTGCAAGCATAGATCGCTATGGACGCCCCCTCACCGAAAAAGCGCTCGAAGCCTGTAAAGAAGTACCGGCGGTTCTATTAGGTGCTGTTGGAGGCGACAAATGGAATGAAGAACCTAAAGATAAACGTCCCGAGGCTGCTTTATTAGGTCTTCGCAAGGAGCTCGGACTATTTGCTAACTTGCGTCCCATAACAACCCATCAATCGCTTATTCATTCTTCTCCGCTTAAAGAAGAAATTGTTAATGGAGTTGATATTCTCATCCTGCGTGAATTAACAGGTGGAATCTATTTTGGGCGACCGAGATTTATTGAACAAACTTCTGCCGGGGAACGCGGTGTTGATACCTTGGCCTATGAAACACACGAGATTGAACGTATCGCCCATAAGGCATTTGAGATGGCCACCGACCGTAATCGCAAGGTCACCTCAGTAGATAAATCCAATGTATTGGATTCTTCTCGGTTGTGGCGGCGTACCGTGATAGACTCAGCCAGCCAGTGGCCCGAAATTTCCCTAAGCCACATGCTGGTCGATAATTGTGCCATGCAGCTGATCCGCGATCCCAAACAATTTGATGTTATTCTAACTGGAAATATGTTCGGCGATATCCTGAGTGATGCCGCCGCAATGATTACCGGTTCTATCGGGATGCTTCCCTCTGCCAGTATCGGAGAAAAGTATGCCATGTATGAACCGGTTCACGGATCCGCACCTGATATAGCGGGACAAAATAAAGCAAATCCGCTGGCAGCTATTGCTTCTATAGCCTTAATGTGCCGCTATTCGCTCGATATGCCCGAAGCAGCTCAGGAAATTGAAGACGCCATACAGGCTACCCTTCAGGATGGGTTCCGAACCGGTGACATTGCTTCCAATCCTTCCAAGGAATATCTGGTTGATACTTCTGAGATGGGAAGTGCTGTTCTCAAACATTTAAATCCTAAGATGCAACCAGGCAACCTGTTATGA
- a CDS encoding precorrin-2 dehydrogenase/sirohydrochlorin ferrochelatase family protein has product MEMFPIYLRRLDERKTVIVGGDHEAEGKVEQLLERNARLTVISPHLTEKLQRWAGERRFEWIPRRYKQGDLEGAFMAIVAQFEGNTNKVAYQEAKERGILINVMDDLSHANFAFGSIVKRGPLTISISTSGAAPALSVRLRQRFEKEFGPEYGTFLEFMQKLRDPMSKHHDKFETRKKLWYEVIDSEVLTLFREEKISEAYQRTADIVGEEVVEAALGTYKY; this is encoded by the coding sequence ATGGAGATGTTTCCCATTTATTTACGCCGATTGGATGAGCGTAAAACGGTGATCGTCGGCGGTGACCACGAAGCGGAAGGGAAGGTTGAACAGCTTCTCGAACGAAATGCCAGGTTAACGGTTATTAGCCCTCACCTGACAGAGAAACTACAGCGGTGGGCAGGGGAGAGGCGCTTCGAATGGATTCCCCGAAGGTATAAGCAAGGTGATCTGGAAGGGGCTTTTATGGCAATTGTAGCCCAATTTGAGGGGAATACAAATAAGGTAGCTTATCAGGAGGCCAAAGAGAGAGGTATTTTAATCAATGTAATGGATGATCTGTCTCATGCAAACTTTGCTTTTGGATCAATCGTAAAACGCGGTCCACTAACTATTTCTATATCCACCAGTGGCGCAGCCCCTGCTTTATCTGTTCGATTACGACAGCGTTTCGAGAAAGAATTTGGTCCCGAATATGGAACTTTTCTGGAGTTCATGCAGAAACTGAGGGATCCAATGTCCAAACATCATGATAAGTTTGAAACTCGTAAAAAACTGTGGTATGAAGTGATAGATTCGGAGGTGCTTACTCTTTTTAGAGAAGAAAAAATTAGTGAAGCCTATCAGAGAACTGCGGATATTGTAGGCGAAGAAGTAGTGGAAGCTGCCTTGGGCACCTACAAATATTAA
- the ilvN gene encoding acetolactate synthase small subunit, whose translation MTVSKNGISSQTSDRHTLSVLVSYNLNALSRIIGIFSGKGFHIDSISFGSEKESDLARITITTHGDEQIIEQITKQLHKIIDVVTVTDLTYERFVERELALIKVTATRSSRSEIMQIAQVFRAKVIDISPGKLSIEVTGNRDKINAFIGMLDPFGIDEISRTGSVALKREFEGSV comes from the coding sequence ATGACAGTATCAAAAAACGGTATTTCATCTCAAACATCCGACAGACATACACTTTCCGTACTGGTTAGCTATAATCTGAATGCACTCTCCCGTATTATTGGAATTTTCAGCGGGAAAGGCTTTCACATTGACAGCATAAGTTTCGGTTCGGAAAAGGAATCGGACTTAGCACGAATTACGATTACTACCCATGGTGATGAGCAGATTATTGAACAAATAACCAAGCAGCTGCACAAAATAATTGATGTTGTTACCGTCACGGACCTCACTTATGAGCGATTTGTGGAGCGTGAGTTAGCACTGATTAAGGTAACCGCCACGCGATCCAGCAGATCTGAAATCATGCAGATTGCTCAGGTTTTTCGGGCCAAGGTAATCGATATAAGTCCCGGCAAACTGTCGATTGAGGTCACTGGAAATCGGGACAAAATCAATGCTTTTATCGGTATGCTGGATCCCTTTGGTATTGACGAAATTTCACGGACAGGCAGTGTAGCACTCAAAAGAGAATTTGAAGGATCTGTATAA
- a CDS encoding 3-isopropylmalate dehydratase large subunit codes for MGMTLTEKILANHSDSSSVEPGESVWVDVDVLMTHDVCGPPSIGIFQKQFGEDARVWDKEKLVIIPDHYIFTEDKYANRNVDILRAFAADQDLPYFYDVGSDDYKGVCHIALPEEGFTRPGEVLFGTDSHTCTAGAFGQFATGIGNTDAAFIMGTGKLWVKVPETMRFDFEGTSMPPYLMAKDLILQIIGDIGVDGATYRTMEFGGPGISAMTMEDRMTLTNMVIEAGGKNGVVEPDAKTEAYVRERTDKDFEPVYSDADATYHSRYSYNLEDMVPMVAKPHSPDNKATALELEGTKLDRAYIGSCTGGKLSDFEAAAEIIAGNELKLDTYIVPATTEIADKLETHTLNGKPLIQIFRDAGCHIGQASCAACLGGPSDTFGRLNNAEVCISTTNRNYPGRMGSKQAQVYLASPYTVAASAVTGKITDPRVFIQETVI; via the coding sequence ATGGGAATGACTCTCACCGAAAAGATTTTAGCAAACCACAGTGACTCCTCCTCCGTGGAGCCCGGCGAAAGTGTTTGGGTTGATGTGGATGTTCTTATGACTCACGATGTATGCGGGCCGCCATCCATCGGCATTTTTCAAAAGCAATTTGGAGAAGATGCCCGGGTATGGGACAAGGAAAAGTTAGTTATTATTCCGGACCACTACATTTTTACCGAAGATAAATACGCTAATCGTAATGTTGATATCCTCCGCGCTTTTGCTGCTGATCAGGACCTTCCCTATTTCTATGATGTAGGATCGGATGATTATAAAGGCGTTTGCCATATTGCGCTGCCCGAAGAGGGATTTACCCGTCCGGGTGAGGTTCTGTTCGGTACTGACTCTCACACCTGTACGGCCGGCGCTTTTGGACAATTTGCTACGGGTATAGGAAATACTGATGCCGCTTTCATCATGGGAACCGGCAAGCTCTGGGTCAAAGTACCAGAAACAATGCGTTTTGACTTTGAAGGCACCTCCATGCCTCCCTATTTGATGGCCAAGGATCTTATTCTGCAAATTATTGGCGATATAGGGGTTGACGGAGCAACATATCGCACGATGGAATTCGGCGGTCCCGGTATAAGTGCCATGACAATGGAAGATCGAATGACACTCACCAATATGGTTATCGAAGCAGGCGGTAAGAACGGGGTGGTAGAACCGGATGCGAAAACCGAAGCCTATGTCCGCGAACGAACCGACAAAGACTTTGAACCTGTTTACAGTGATGCTGATGCCACCTACCACAGCCGGTACAGCTATAATCTGGAGGATATGGTTCCAATGGTTGCAAAACCACACAGTCCGGATAATAAAGCCACTGCATTAGAACTCGAAGGCACCAAACTCGATCGAGCCTATATAGGTTCGTGTACCGGTGGAAAACTGTCGGATTTTGAAGCGGCTGCAGAAATTATTGCGGGCAATGAGTTGAAACTCGATACTTATATTGTACCGGCAACAACGGAGATAGCTGATAAGCTTGAAACTCATACCTTAAATGGCAAGCCGCTGATTCAAATTTTCAGAGATGCCGGATGCCATATTGGACAAGCTTCCTGTGCTGCTTGCCTTGGAGGTCCATCTGATACCTTTGGCCGCTTGAATAATGCTGAAGTTTGTATCTCCACTACAAACCGGAATTATCCCGGGCGTATGGGATCCAAGCAGGCCCAGGTATACCTCGCTTCTCCTTATACAGTAGCTGCTTCTGCTGTAACAGGAAAAATCACCGATCCACGCGTATTTATTCAAGAAACTGTTATTTAG